The DNA segment TGCTCTCCAGTGGAGCATTATGAATTACATTGCATCCTGCCCCACCTATACCGATGATCTTAGCGATCGGACGTTTAAATGTATAGGAATCTGGATCGATGGGCAGAGACATACGAGCCGTCAACCCGGGAGAGTGATGTCATCTTTACACATGAAGATTTCCAAGAGAGAGATTAACAATCCATCAAACGCGATCTTCGAGCTTTACGGACATATTTTTAAATACCATGTATTTCCAAAATGACGCTACATGGTATACCAACAAAATGATAAAAACACTGAAGCTAGACCCTTCGGTTGCTTTTTCGATGTTTACGGTTTCGATGAGAAATTCCTACCGAGCCTAAATTGTAATAACTGTCCGATAAGTGGAATGATGTGTGAATACAAAGTGTACGTAAACGCAGCGAGACTCGCAAGCATCGTCTCAACGCTCAAGAAAATTGAGATTATTTCTGATCCGTAACTTTCTTAAACACATTAGAAAATCTTTCTTATTAGGTGGGTATTAGCATTATCGGCGTTTCTCAAATCATCTTCACATCATGGAAAATCGGCTGGAAGGTGGAGAGTCCGTGACACATATCGGTAGAATTGTGGGCACTAGAGTTATGGAAATTAGATTTCGAACGAGATCTAGTGAGAATCTGCAGGTCGGTGAATTGCTGGTAGTCGATGAGGAGAACAATGGAATAAGATATTTCATTAGAGTTACAGACATTGAGTATGGCGCTGATGCCGATAGAGACGACTGGCTCATAAGAGAAGCTGGAGGAATGCTCAGGAGAGACTTTTCAGGTGAAATCCAGAATTTTGACGAATTACAGAATCGACTTTACAGAATTGGTGTCTGCATGCCATTGGGATACTTCTCAGAGAATTCGTTCAAAAAGACAAAATCGATACCCTCGCATTTTTCAAAAGTAAGACGAGCAAACGAGGCAGATTACGGATTTTTGCGTAGGTTTTTGGGAGATATAGAGGTTGGAAAACTAAGATCCGGTGATAAAGTACTTGACTTCCCAGTAGGGATTTCTGGTCTTGCATTTCCCCATCATATTGGTATTTTTGCAACAACTGGCATGGGTAAAAGTAATTTGATGAAGGATCTCGCGCTTTCCTGCATGAAGCTTCGCCGATATGGTTTCCTTATTTTCGATCCACACGGAGAATATTACGATGGTGGCGAAGTCGGAAAAAAGGGTCTTAAACATGCGAACATGCAGGACGCTCTTGAAGTATTCAGCTGTCGCCAACTAGATGGACCGCATTCAACGCTTCGATTATCTGCTAGGGAAATTGAGATCTCAGATCTTCAGAATTTGTACGAATTTAGTCAAGCTCAGATAGAGTGTCTGCAAGCTGCACAATTTGTCTACGGAGAAAACTGGCTTCAAGAACTCAATACTAGGGATGTCGAAAGGATATGCCGGGATATGGAAAACAAATTCCATGAAGGAACGATTAGCGTTATCAAAAGACGGCTTGAGAGTATTTTCAGATTTAACCTGATAACCTCTGATCCAAAGCTCTCGATTACAAAACACATCATCGAATGTCTTCACAATGCTAAGGTTGTTTTGGTTGATACTTCGAACCTTTATGAGGCAGAAGAGTTGTTAGTGTCAACTGTTATCTCAAGAGCAGTTTTTGAAAGACATAAATTATTATATGGAAACAAAGAGGAGTTTGAACGGATTCCGCCCATTTTAATCGCTATGGAGGAAGCACAAAGAGTCCTTTCTCAGGCGAGGGGGTCAATATTTGCGCAGATCGCAAGAGAGGGGAGGAAGTTTAAGGTTGGGTTATGCGCGATATCTCAACAGCCAAAACTCATCGATCCTGAAATTATCAGCCAGTTCAATACATTATTTATACTAGGTCTTGCTGATAAGAGGGATCGAGAAATACTCAGGAGCTCCGCAAAGCAGGACATTTCGCAAGTTGAGAACGAAATACAGATGCTCATGCCTGGTGAAGCAATTATCGCCTCGCCCTTCACACCCTTTGCAATTCCTGTCAAAATACATCTCTATGAGGATTTCATAAGTCAGTCTACACACAATGAAGCGGGCACGAAATCAAACAAAGAGAATATGGCGAAAGAGCATTTTGAATTCAGATTCTACTAATCTGATAAAAAGAAGAAGATCCCAAGGTGGTAAATGACATCTGAAAGTGCGCTACTCTCTGATATCGCGCTGGTACTGATAGTAGCCGGAACGTGCGCTGTCTTATTCTCAAAACTTAAGCTACCAGCAGTAATTGGCTATTTGGTCGCTGGTATACTACTTGGGCCGCATACTCCCTCAATCGGAGTTGTGCAAAATGTCGAATCCGTCAATCTGATGGCGAGCCTTGGTGTTATTCTGTTGATGTTCTCGATTGGTCTAGATTTCAGCCTTAAAAAACTTCGCAAGATTGGTCTTTTTTCCGTTATCGCCGGTTCAATTGAAATCCTCATTATGATGTCGCTTGGATACACCCTCGGAAATTTCCTTGGCTGGTCACATTCAGAGGCAATATTTCTAGGTGCGGTAATGTCGATTAGTAGCACCGCCATTATCATTAAAGTTCTTTCTGATCTAGGTAAGCTGGAGGATGGTTCGACTGAGGCGGTAATAGGGATACTTATTGTCGAAGATTTTGTGGCGGTCATGATACTGACACTGGCGGCTCCTACTACGAGTGGCCAGCATGTGAATGTAGAAGCTATTATGACAATGATTTTGAGCATCATCATCTTTGCTCTTGTCGGCATCATTCTTGGAGCGGCAACAATTCCAAGGATTATCGATTGGATTGCTAAGAAACATTCTGATGAGACTTTGCTTCTCGTGTCGCTAGGCATGTGCTTTGCAATGTCGCTCATTTCAATAGTTATCGGATTGAGCGTTGCAATCGGTGCATTTCTCATGGGGGCAATAATATCGCAATCTGACTATGTAGAAAGAGTCATTTTGAAAATAACACCTATAAAAGAAATGTTTGTCGCAATTTTCTTCGTCTCAATTGGCATGCTCATCGTCCCTGCCTACCTCGTAGAGAATTTGCTAGTTGCAATATTTATTGCAACGATCTTCATGATTGGGAAAGCGATAAGCGTAAGCTTTGCAAGCTACGTTGCAAATCTAGACATTCGCACATCTTTTCATGCTGGGTTAAACATGATTGTGATGGGAGAATTCTCATTTATCATTGCCAAGATGGCGGTTGATACCGGTGCCGCAGGTGAATTCTTCTACTCAACAGTTATCAGCATAGCGCTCATAACAGCACTTGTGTACCCTCTTAGCGTAGCGAAGTCGGATACGATTGTTGATATCTTTGAGAAGCGCACACCAAGATCTGTCAAAGCGGCGTTGAGCCTCATTGAAAGATTGCGCGCTGCCATGAGGGAAAAAATTGCTTCCTCTAACGATCTCAGAAAGAGTATCATGAAAGACATCAAATGGATTTTCATAGATATGACCATTATATTCGTCGTCACAGCAGCCGCAAATTATCTGTACAACTACACTGGTTTGATGCACGACCTGTCGGGCGTATCACCATTTCTCCCGTTGCTGCTGGTGAGCAGTATAACTGTCATTCTTCTTATTCCTCCTATTTACAGCATAGTAAGGCGCATCAGGGCAATCGTTGGGGTTGCTGTACATATCGTTTTGGAAACTGGAAGCTACAACAGTATAGGAAAGAAGATGATCGAGAAAGTTTTCATGAATTTATTCACGATCTTCATCGTCATAGTCTCATTTGTATACCTACTTTCCATCGTCCCAATTCCGCCAAATATGCCATACATTTCACCTCTCGTAGTGATTTTTGTTGGTATCGGTGTTGCCCTCGTTTTCAGAAGTACATTGAAGTCCGTTCATCAGAAAATGTCAGTTTTGCTTTCAAAAGGTATAATGGATGAAAGAGAGGATTCCAGAAGAATAAAATAGGAAAAGCCGCTTTTTCAATCTGGTATACGGGAAAAAATGCTGTGGAGGTTGAATCAAAGTGAAAATCGCACATATCTCAGACACTCATCTCGGTTACACAGCTTATTCAAAGGTGGACGAGGAAACTAGCCTCAACCAAAGAGAGATCGATGTTTTCAATGCATTTAGGCGCGTTATAGATGAAATCCTCAAAATAAAACCCGATCTTGTTCTCCATTCAGGTGATTTGTTCGATTCTGTTCGGCCAACAAACAGAGCGCTTTCTTTTGCAATTGAACAGATGCTACGCGTTACTGAGCAGGGAATTCCTATTATTGTTATTGCTGGGAATCATTCAACCCCACGGCTTCAGGAAACTGGAAGCGTTTTCAGAATATTTGAACACATAAAGGGAATCGTGCCTGTTTATAAGGGGTCTTACGAGAAAGTTCAGATTGGCGACGTCGCCATTCATGCAATTCCTCACTGCGAAAATGATCTCATGAGAAGAAATATTGAAAAGATAGAATTGGACAAGGGTGCAAAATACAACATAATGATGATGCATGTGGGCGTGATAGGATTAGGAGTTTTTCGTATGGATGAATTCAATGAGACGGTCATCCAGTCCTCATATCTGAAGAGAGAATTTGACTACATAGCACTTGGTCATTACCATGGCTTTTGTGAGGTCATAAACAATGCATTCTATGCAGGTTCAACGGAAAGGCTATCATTCGCAGAGGCAAATCAGAGGAAAGGATTCATTGTTTTGGATCTTGGCGAATGCAAGAGAAAATTCATAGAGATTCCAACGAGGGAAATGATTGACCTACCAGTCATCGACGCAATGCGGATGGATTCGATTACACTAAAAGAGGAGATCGAAAGAATTGTCGAGTCGCAACCGATAGAAGGAAAGATAGTCAGATTGAAGATCAAGAACTTGCGTAGTTCACTTTACAAAGCTTTGGACTTTGGCTGGATTAGAGAAATGACCAGATCTGCCCTCGTTTTCGATTTGAAATATGATCTCATCCAGGAGAATGTAGCGGTGCAGCAACCAACCGCTGTTGTCCGTTCTCTCCACGAAGAATTCATTTCGTTCTTAGAACGGTATCCATTGGAGGGTGTTAGCAAGGAGTCAATTAAGGAGTTAGGACTTGGCTATCTCCATAGGGGGATGGAACAATCAGATTGAGATATATGGAATTAGTGAACTACAGGAAGTTCAAACACTGTGCCATTGAATTTCCTGACGGTGTCATTGGAATCATTGGTCCAAATGGAGTAGGAAAGTCAAGTCTTATAGAGGCCATCGCCTGGGCAATTTATGGTAATGAAGCACCGATTGTCAGAACGACGAAAGAGGGCGTACTCAGAGCAAATGCTGGACCGAATGAAGAATGTCGAGTTTTTCTTGAGTTCGAGATAGCTGGCGATTTTTACAAACTCGAACGGTCAATGAAAGGTCGAGATCTCAAAGTTGATGCGAAGCTGATAGTCAACAACAAGCCACTTGCGAAAGGCGATAGAATTGTCACAGATGAGCTCACAAGGATACTTGGTATGGATTATAAGGCGTTTTTCATATCAGTTTTTGCGAGACAAAAGGATCTTGCTGCCTTGTCGGAACTGCAGCCGAGCGAAAGAAAGAAACTCATCCTCAGGATGCTCGAAATCGATGTGCTGGACAGCGTAGTTAGTGCAATAAGCAAAGATGTTGACTCGACTAGACGTGAACTGGAAATTATGTCGGCTCATCTGTTAGAGACAGACGGGAAAAAGAAAATAGATAAATTGAACGACGAGCTGAAATCGATGGGTATGAGGCTAAATGAAGAAAAACTAAAATATGAATCCTTAATGGAAAAATTAGCCAGCCAGGAGGAGTTGTTTCGATCAGCAAGAGCTCAGAGAGAAGCGATGAAAAGTAAAGAGCAGTTGTTTATACAGCTAAATCAACGTTGTATTGAAAAAAAGGAAAGGCTGGCCTCCTTCGATCGCAAAAGGAAAGAGCTTGAGGACGAAATCAGAAAACTTCGCAAGATCTCTGAGGAGCTCAGAGGGCTTGAACCAATCTACCTTTCATGCATCGAATTAGAAAAGAAGCGAGAAGAGCTTGATAGAATTCAACAGGCATTTGCAGAATCCAAGAGTACGAAAACCCAGCTTGATAAGGTTAGTCAGAAGATGAATACAATTCAGGCAGAGATTGAGGATAGAAGAAAACGACTAGCTGCATACAAAGACATTGAGAGCCGGATTCAAATCGTGGAAAGAACAATTTCAGAAGTTGAGAAAAAAATTAACGATGCAAAGTCTAACGCGAATATCTTAATATCTGACATTAAAAGAGAATTAGAGAACATCGAAGAAGCAAAGAGAAAACGAAAGGAGATTGCAAATCTTGGGCCTGAGGGGCTGTGTCCAATGTGCGAAAGACCCCTGGGCGAGCAACAGGTTTTGCTCCTCGATAAACTTCAAAGAGAAATAGAGCAGCTTGAGCAACTCATTAGAGAGAAGGAAGGTGAGATAGAAAACAATAGAATTATCATTAGAAAAGAAGAAGAGCGAAAAGAAGTGCTGGAAAAGAGGAGAATTGATCTGCTGAGGAAGCAAAAAGAAGAAATAAAGATCTCCGCAGACATTGAGCATCTTCAGGATGAATTGAGAAAATGCATTTTGGATAGGGATGAGCTGAAAAGAAAATTGGAAACACTTGGAGAAATCTCGTTTAATGAGGCGGAATACGAGCAAATCAAGAATAGAATAAGGAATCTGGAGGGAGAAAAACATCGCTATATAGAATTAGCTGCGCAGCTTAGGCGTCTTCCAGAGGCTGAAAAAGACCTGACGGAAATCAATGAGCGCTTGAGAATTGAAAGAGAATCGCTCGATAAGATCCAAGAGCAAATCGATTCCCTTTGTTATAATGAGAGCGAAGCGAAAGCAGTCTACGACAGTTACGATTCAGCGCTGAGGATGAAGCAAGAAGTTGAGATAGACGTAAAGGAAAAGGAGGGTGATATAAAGCTGATGGAATTTCAGATCAAAACTATTGAGCAGCAGATTGAAGAGATAAAGTCACAGGAGGAAAATCTTCTCATCGGAACAAAGAAACTGGAACAGCTTTCAGCGCTGGGCAATGTAATGAAAGCCTTTAAGGAAAACGTAATGGCAAGAATAGTTCCCACTTTATCTGAAATTTCATCATCCCTATTTAACGAGTTGACAGACTCGAAATTTGCCGGCATGGAGCTTGATGAAAAATACGAAATATATATCTTCGATGGCGGAGAACGATATCCTATCTCGAGATTTTCTGGAGGCGAAGCCGACCTTGCAAATCTTTGCCTAAGATTGGCAATTTCTAGAGTAATCGCAGAGAGGGCTGGCAGTAGCGTCAATTTTCTCATACTCGATGAGATTTTTGGCTCACAGGATCAGGTCAGAAAGCGAAATATCATGAGAACACTAAATCAGTTGTCGAAGCAATTCAATCAAATCATATTGATCACACATATTGAGGACATAAGAGAATTTATGACTCATGTAATCAATGTAATAGAAAAAGAAGACGGAACGAGCGAAATCAGTATTATGGCCTGATTTCACTCACGTGTATCTGTTTCGTAGATTTTTCTTTATTTTTCCCAGATCTTACTGAGATCAACGTGTTCCCTAACGGCTTTGGTGATTAAATCGATCTTCCTTTGATCGTCAGGAGCGATTCTAGCAATCAAATGTTCGACCATTTCAGCCGTGGTTGCCGTGTCGTAACGAACAAGCAGAACCGGAATTTGCTCCTCATAGGCCTTTGCAATTACAGTTTTTTCCGGATAAAGACCACCTGTGAGGATCAAACAGGAAGTATCCGTTGACAATGCTGCAATTTGTATATCGGATCTGTCACCTCCAGTAATTACAGCCTTCCTTGCAACACGCCTCAAATACTTGATAGCGGTTTCGGGCCGCATCGCACCGATCATAACTTCTTCAACGATTTTGTCGAGGCCTTGTTCGCCAACGATGACGTCTGCACCAAGCGCATCTGCAACTTCTTTAACCCGATAATATTTCAATTCGCGGAGAGTAGGGATTGATCCGAGAACTGGAATCCCCTTCTCGGCAAGGAGAGCTTCATATGCCGGATCGTCCGTCTTATTAAGAATGACACCTCTGAAATTGACTTCATATGATTCCATGAGACGCTTCAGCAACCCTACGGATTCAATTGCTTGCGGCTGCGAAGTCGAAACAAGCACTACATCGGCACCGACCGCCTCAGAGAACGCAAGACCTGATACATCGTGTAAATATCCTGTTTGAATGATCCTTGCTCCCTCTATTAACATATAATCACATTCGCATTTCACCCGTTCATATGCGCTGAGAAGTTTATCCATCAATGCGGGTTTGAAGAGATCATATCGAATCGGTGATAATGCTTCTTCGTCCTGTCCCAAATTCAAAGCTTTTTTCATTAAATGCGCATCCATGTCAACAAGCCGATCATCAACGGATATTACGTCTTCCTTGAACGGTTTGAAATATCCCACCCTGCCTGGACAGTTCTTGGCAAGTCCAAGCGACACCATTGTTTTGCCTGCTCTCTCTACCACAGCTCCTAAATAAATCGCTTTCACCTACTCTCCCTCCTAATTGTAACGAGCGCATCTACAGCGCCACAACCTTTTCCTTCATCCCCTACGATTACTGGGTTGATCTCCAGCTCGGAGATTTCAGGGAAGTCCAGTGCTATCTGGGCAACCCTAAATACGACATCTTTAAGTGATTCGATATCGGCAGGCTTCTTTCCCCTTGCGCCCGTGAGTATCGGAAAAGCCTTGATCGATTGAATCATGGTATTGACATCAGATGGAGTCAACGGTGCGATTCTTTGAGATACGTCCTTCAGTATCTCGACAAATATCCCTCCAAGACCAAATGTAATTACTGGACCGAACTGCGGATCCCTGACCATGCCAACGATGACCTCACGGCCAGTAATCATCTGCTGAATTGATATGCCTATTATTCGTGCCCTTGGTGCTATGCTTCTAGTTCGAGATAGTATGATATCGAACTGCTTGCGTACTTCATCAGGTGACTTTATATTGATGGAAACTCCGCCGACATCTGTCTTGTGAAAGATATCCGGAGATACAATTTTCATCACAACAGGGTATCCAAGTCTGTTTGCAATTTCAACAGCCTCTTCTGGTGTTTTAGCAATTCCCTCGCCAGGCACTGGTATTCCATAAGCTCGGAAGATTTCTTTGCCTTCTTCTTCACTGAGTGAGGTCCTCCCTTCTGCTACCACGCGATCGAGCAGTTCTCTTACCTTCTTTGTATCGCCTTTGATCAACACAGGTCCACTCTCTACCCTGATATTTTTAATACGTGCATATCTAACCATTCCGCTAAGTGCGAACATTGCCCTATCAGGCGATTCGTAATTAGGAATCCCCGCTTCGCTCAGTATCTTAATGCCAGCCTCACAATCCTTTCCACCAACAAAAGCTGTAACAATGGGGATCTTCGTCTTTCCAGCAAATGAAGCTATGATTTTTGCAGTCGCAGGGATATCGACGAGATCGGTGGGAGCGAGCATCACTGCAATACATGATACATTTTCATCTTCCATTACAGTCTTAATTGCAAATTCATATCTTGCCGCATCAGCATCGCCTATGACATCAACAGGATTGTAGAAATTTGCCTGCTCAGGCAATCTGCTTTTCAACTTTGAAATAGTTTCGGGGGAAAATGAGGCGAGCGTCAGACCGTGATCAGCTGCAGCATCGGCAGCCATTACGCCTAGTCCTCCTGCGTTCGTTACGATCGCAACCTTATCACCTGTTGGCAGCGGCATATTCGAAAAGACCAGCAGCAAATCAAATAGCTGGTCAATTGTCTTGACGCGAACGATGCCAGCTTGATCCATCGCTGCATCATATACTGCATCGCTACCAGAAAGCGCTCCGGTGTGTGATGAAGCCGCTTTCGCACCGGAGCTAGTTCTTCCCGCTTTTAAAGCGATGATAGGCTTGCTTCTAGTTGTAAGCGATGCTTGACGCATGAACTCAGTGCCACGATCCGTTCCCTCAATGTACATCGCGATGGCTTTTGTGTAGTCATCATTTCGGAGATACGCAAGCAGATCAGCTTCATCGATGTCAACTTTGTTACCAACACTGATGAATTTTGCAAAGCCGATTCTGTTTTGTGAAGCCCAGTCTAAAATTGTCGTGCAGATTGCACCAGATTGCGACATTATGGAAATTGTCCCTTCTTTTGGATAATTTCTTGTAAACGTCGCATTCATATTGTGATGAGTGTTGATCAGTCCGAGGCAGTTCGGGCCAAGAATGTTGATACCATACTTCCTGCCGATCTCTCCCACTTTTCTCTCGAGTTCAGCCCCTTCTTTTCCGCTTTCTTTGAATCCCGAAGTTATAATGATGGCAGACTTAACACCCTTATGGCCTGCCTCTTCCATGATTTTTGGTACTAGTACATTCGGAACAACGACAATCGCAAGGTCGATTTCATCTGGTATAGCAGTCAAGGATGCATAACATTTGAGTCCCAAGATTACATCTGCCTTCGGATTAACAGGGTAGATTCTTCCTTCGAAACCTGAAGCTATAAGATTTTTGACAACAACGTGCCCAACCTTTGTTTCTTCTCTCGCGGCACCGACGACCGCTATGGATTTTGGTTCAAACAACGTTTTCATTTCAAATCTCCCTGCGTCGATTTTGCCTACGCCGAATTAGATACCTATATTTCTAGATTATGTTTCAATTCTGAATCACTCGATACGAGAATCGAACCATATCTGCCGAGTTTCATCTGACTCTGAACCTGTACATCCTTTTGGCGATGAGGTATCGAAAGGAGATCCATCATTTGAAGAGCATTCTTCACTGCTTTTGCACTACCGTGATTATTGAAATAAACCCTAACCTCTGCTGCAGCATTTTTCATTCTTCCGATTCTTTCTTGCCAGGGTCTTAGTTGATCCAAGCTATACAAATAATCGTATCGATTTATTCGAGGATCATCCTCCCTTTCTTCACTGAACCAAATGTCGTAATTACGACCATGAAATCGAATGTAAACATGATTTGATGTCAGTTCATCTATGAAGGGAAATCCGGGCCCATCAACCACCACAATAGCGACCTTATGCTCCCTCAGAATATCTACAACATCTTCAATTACATGCTCTCGAATTCCATCAAGCCATGAATTATGACGGAATTCGATTGCGTACTTGAACTTGTCACACGAGAGTGAATAGAGAAGTGATGAAAGCATTCTAAGCGAGCTATCAGAATACTTGAAATGAGGTGAGAGTTGTAAAAGCGCAGCTCCAAGAAGACCCTTCTCTTCAAGTGGAGAAAGACAAATTCTTTCGAACGAAAGCGCTTGATTGATGGCAGCTTCGCAATCTCCTTGAACCAATGATTCGTGAGTGACGACTCGCGGAATTTTGACCGAAAATTCGAATTCTCCGAATAACAGTCCTTTTGAAATCCATGATCTTACAAGAAATTCGCTCGGCGGTCTGTAGAAGGTGCTGTTTATCTCGACGGTCTTAAAAAACTGCGCATAATATCGCAACCACTCTTCTTTCTTTTTTGCGAGATAAAGAGGGTAGAAACGCCCAATCCAATCGTCGTATGACCAGCCACTGCATCCTATGAGTACACTCATCGTGTTTCTATTGTTCATCTCCCGATAAAAAGTTTCTCAATCGGTTCAAGATGATATTTGGAAGTATGTCGCGATTTTCAAAGGTTGCTACATAAAGCTCTACATCAGACCTCATCTTGATCTCATCAAAGAAATCCTCTTTGCCTTTTTCAGATACCGTTGCTATGACGACATTTTGTGAGTCAAGGGCCAATACTACGAGTGATCTGAACAGCGGCGACAAGACTTCCATTTTTCCAATTTCATCGATTACCACAATCTTCTCAGACCTTATCGCTTCGGCAATTGATGTTACCGCTATATTGTTGATTTCCTGCAGATTCACACCATATTTTCCGACTTTTGGAGCGCCGCTTAGCGAAATGCTAGCCAAAACTCCTGTTTTACCATCGAGCGACACGATTTTAAACCCCACTCTGATTCCTTCAGATCTGATCTCCTCAGTGTAAAATCCTCCGCATCTTTCCCCGAGTTTCTCCACGACTTTCTTAATTACTGTTGTTTTTCCCACTCCTGGTATGCCAGTGATCAGGATATTCTTTGCAAGACCCATTTTTTGCCTCCTACTTTGGAGAGAAACCGGTTGTTGTGCGCATTTTTGGAAGAAGACATCTAAGTTTATATAGTGAACACAGATTAATATCAATTGCCTGAGATGTCTCTGATATTCTCAGGCATACGGGTACCGATAATAATGGGTCGCTCCAGGAACTCCGATGTGACATCGGGTCATGACTGGGGACCAACCCCGGTACTCTACAATCCCCAGCCTGGGTCAATGTGGTGAGTTGGGTGATTCCCTGCGATGACCCAATTTGTTAAGGCTGGGGAACAAAGATTTTGGAATTTATGATAATCGATTGAGATGCCTAAATGATCCTCGAAATGTTAATCATCGAAGAATTCCATTCATTTAACGTTGGTCAGGTTTATTAGAAAGGGTGAATGCAATCGGTGTGGAGATTGCTGCAAACCGCGCTTCGAAATTGATGAAGAGGCCAGAAATTTCTATTTAAATAATGGATTACCAGAGAACGGACAATGCCAGTTTCTGGCACTAATTGATAACGTGTGGACATGCACAATTTATTCAAAGAGACCTTCGTTTTGTGAAGCATTCCCATGGCACCCAGATCAACTCAAGGGACTGCCAAAGTGTTCTTATTATTTCGAATTAGAGAAGGATTAGCGCAGATAGACTGATCCCAACCTCTTACTCCAGAACCAATCGTTATCTGTTGATGCTTCTTCCCTTGCTCTGAGATACTGCTCTATTTTGCACTCCACGTCATCTGCTAAACTGACAGCAACTGCTTCAGGAAAAACGGGAATCTTTGGAGATCCAAATTCAGGCTTTCCGTGATGGCTCAAAATAATATGGCAAATCTTGAGTTTCAGAGAGCGGGGAAACTCGGTGA comes from the Methanomassiliicoccales archaeon genome and includes:
- a CDS encoding metallophosphoesterase, whose product is MKIAHISDTHLGYTAYSKVDEETSLNQREIDVFNAFRRVIDEILKIKPDLVLHSGDLFDSVRPTNRALSFAIEQMLRVTEQGIPIIVIAGNHSTPRLQETGSVFRIFEHIKGIVPVYKGSYEKVQIGDVAIHAIPHCENDLMRRNIEKIELDKGAKYNIMMMHVGVIGLGVFRMDEFNETVIQSSYLKREFDYIALGHYHGFCEVINNAFYAGSTERLSFAEANQRKGFIVLDLGECKRKFIEIPTREMIDLPVIDAMRMDSITLKEEIERIVESQPIEGKIVRLKIKNLRSSLYKALDFGWIREMTRSALVFDLKYDLIQENVAVQQPTAVVRSLHEEFISFLERYPLEGVSKESIKELGLGYLHRGMEQSD
- a CDS encoding DRTGG domain-containing protein — protein: MKAIYLGAVVERAGKTMVSLGLAKNCPGRVGYFKPFKEDVISVDDRLVDMDAHLMKKALNLGQDEEALSPIRYDLFKPALMDKLLSAYERVKCECDYMLIEGARIIQTGYLHDVSGLAFSEAVGADVVLVSTSQPQAIESVGLLKRLMESYEVNFRGVILNKTDDPAYEALLAEKGIPVLGSIPTLRELKYYRVKEVADALGADVIVGEQGLDKIVEEVMIGAMRPETAIKYLRRVARKAVITGGDRSDIQIAALSTDTSCLILTGGLYPEKTVIAKAYEEQIPVLLVRYDTATTAEMVEHLIARIAPDDQRKIDLITKAVREHVDLSKIWEK
- a CDS encoding cation:proton antiporter; this encodes MTSESALLSDIALVLIVAGTCAVLFSKLKLPAVIGYLVAGILLGPHTPSIGVVQNVESVNLMASLGVILLMFSIGLDFSLKKLRKIGLFSVIAGSIEILIMMSLGYTLGNFLGWSHSEAIFLGAVMSISSTAIIIKVLSDLGKLEDGSTEAVIGILIVEDFVAVMILTLAAPTTSGQHVNVEAIMTMILSIIIFALVGIILGAATIPRIIDWIAKKHSDETLLLVSLGMCFAMSLISIVIGLSVAIGAFLMGAIISQSDYVERVILKITPIKEMFVAIFFVSIGMLIVPAYLVENLLVAIFIATIFMIGKAISVSFASYVANLDIRTSFHAGLNMIVMGEFSFIIAKMAVDTGAAGEFFYSTVISIALITALVYPLSVAKSDTIVDIFEKRTPRSVKAALSLIERLRAAMREKIASSNDLRKSIMKDIKWIFIDMTIIFVVTAAANYLYNYTGLMHDLSGVSPFLPLLLVSSITVILLIPPIYSIVRRIRAIVGVAVHIVLETGSYNSIGKKMIEKVFMNLFTIFIVIVSFVYLLSIVPIPPNMPYISPLVVIFVGIGVALVFRSTLKSVHQKMSVLLSKGIMDEREDSRRIK
- a CDS encoding ATP-binding protein, with amino-acid sequence MTHIGRIVGTRVMEIRFRTRSSENLQVGELLVVDEENNGIRYFIRVTDIEYGADADRDDWLIREAGGMLRRDFSGEIQNFDELQNRLYRIGVCMPLGYFSENSFKKTKSIPSHFSKVRRANEADYGFLRRFLGDIEVGKLRSGDKVLDFPVGISGLAFPHHIGIFATTGMGKSNLMKDLALSCMKLRRYGFLIFDPHGEYYDGGEVGKKGLKHANMQDALEVFSCRQLDGPHSTLRLSAREIEISDLQNLYEFSQAQIECLQAAQFVYGENWLQELNTRDVERICRDMENKFHEGTISVIKRRLESIFRFNLITSDPKLSITKHIIECLHNAKVVLVDTSNLYEAEELLVSTVISRAVFERHKLLYGNKEEFERIPPILIAMEEAQRVLSQARGSIFAQIAREGRKFKVGLCAISQQPKLIDPEIISQFNTLFILGLADKRDREILRSSAKQDISQVENEIQMLMPGEAIIASPFTPFAIPVKIHLYEDFISQSTHNEAGTKSNKENMAKEHFEFRFY
- a CDS encoding SMC family ATPase, with the translated sequence MNYRKFKHCAIEFPDGVIGIIGPNGVGKSSLIEAIAWAIYGNEAPIVRTTKEGVLRANAGPNEECRVFLEFEIAGDFYKLERSMKGRDLKVDAKLIVNNKPLAKGDRIVTDELTRILGMDYKAFFISVFARQKDLAALSELQPSERKKLILRMLEIDVLDSVVSAISKDVDSTRRELEIMSAHLLETDGKKKIDKLNDELKSMGMRLNEEKLKYESLMEKLASQEELFRSARAQREAMKSKEQLFIQLNQRCIEKKERLASFDRKRKELEDEIRKLRKISEELRGLEPIYLSCIELEKKREELDRIQQAFAESKSTKTQLDKVSQKMNTIQAEIEDRRKRLAAYKDIESRIQIVERTISEVEKKINDAKSNANILISDIKRELENIEEAKRKRKEIANLGPEGLCPMCERPLGEQQVLLLDKLQREIEQLEQLIREKEGEIENNRIIIRKEEERKEVLEKRRIDLLRKQKEEIKISADIEHLQDELRKCILDRDELKRKLETLGEISFNEAEYEQIKNRIRNLEGEKHRYIELAAQLRRLPEAEKDLTEINERLRIERESLDKIQEQIDSLCYNESEAKAVYDSYDSALRMKQEVEIDVKEKEGDIKLMEFQIKTIEQQIEEIKSQEENLLIGTKKLEQLSALGNVMKAFKENVMARIVPTLSEISSSLFNELTDSKFAGMELDEKYEIYIFDGGERYPISRFSGGEADLANLCLRLAISRVIAERAGSSVNFLILDEIFGSQDQVRKRNIMRTLNQLSKQFNQIILITHIEDIREFMTHVINVIEKEDGTSEISIMA